The Acanthopagrus latus isolate v.2019 chromosome 6, fAcaLat1.1, whole genome shotgun sequence genome includes a region encoding these proteins:
- the eogt gene encoding EGF domain-specific O-linked N-acetylglucosamine transferase isoform X2, giving the protein MAPSCACSSILQTGIRFPVLWRPPATSSLQCGGQRAVYSGCCEEKATISYVWVILTMLLLVALGIVFSFTVVTTERVENTNHKPPSPPLNYSWISLPPEHIPYFLYNNKKVAKQCRLDPLCPFKDALQDLALCWGYEKNCDPGKRFSYPVCTKADSGWTRSLDAAQELFWKQADFGYVQERLTELKTLCKASKPGDSSLKCSSHTRFCKATNLYLDLRKPRRSHERYREDFIQRGEIGGLCRLNKKALAAEGEHKSPLQSWYAELQTYTELDFDPIEDGHCDIIVEKPTVFMKLDAGVNMYHHFCDFVNLYISQHINNSFSSDINIIMWDTSFYGYGDLFSETWQAFSQYDIIHLKTYDSKRVCFKDAFFSLLPRMRYGLFYNTPLISDCYSEGMFRAFSQHVLHRLNIPQDGPKEGRVRVTLLARSTEYRRILNQVELVNALKTVPSLEVNVVDYKYKDVPFLVQLRITHNSDIFIGMHGAGLTHLLFLPDWAVIFELYNCQDESCYRDLARLRGIRYVTWQKMDKVLPQDKGHHPTLGDHPKFTNYSFDVAEFMRLVLEAADHVRHHPKWQRRALHDEL; this is encoded by the exons ATGGCGCCATCTTGTGCCTGCAGCTCCATATTACAGACCGGTATAAGGTTTCCGGTGTTATGGCGACCACCGGCAACATCTTCGCTTCAGTGTGGAGGACAGCGAGCTGTGTATTCAG gcTGCTGTGAAGAGAAGGCGACTATCTCATATGTCTGGGTGATTCTGACTATGCTGCTCTTGGTAGCACTGGGTATcgttttttctttcactgtggtCACCACCGAGAGGGTTGAGAACACCAACCACAAACCACCATCACCGCCGCTCAATTACAGCTGGATCTCTCTGCCACCAGAACACATACCCTACTTCCTCTACAACAACAAGAAGGTTGCCAAGCAATGCCGCCTGGACCCACTCTGCCCTTTTAAA GATGCACTGCAGGATCTGGCACTCTGTTGGGGTTATGAGAAGAACTGTGATCCAGGGAAGCGTTTCAGCTATCCTGTGTGTACCAAGGCTGACTCTGGATG GACCCGTTCACTGGATGCAGCCCAGGAGCTTTTCTGGAAGCAGGCTGACTTTGGCTACGTCCAGGAGCGTCTCACTGAGCTCAAAACACTCTGCAAGGCCAGCAAGCCA GGGGACTCATCATTAAAATGTAGCAGCCACACTCGCTTCTGTAAGGCAACCAACCTTTATCTGGACCTGCGTAAGCCACGTAGAAGCCATGAGAG ATACAGGGAAGACTTCATTCAGAGGGGAGAGATTGGTGGTCTTTGCAGACTGAACAAGAAAGCACTTGCGGCTGAGGGAGAGCACAAGAGCCCCTTACAATCCTG gtatgCTGAGCTGCAGACATACACCGAGCTAGACTTTGATCCCATAGAGGATggacactgtgacatcatcgtTGAAAAACCCACAGTTTTCATGAAACTAGATGCTG GGGTGAACATGTACCACCACTTCTGTGACTTTGTCAACCTCTACATCTCCCAGCACATCAATAACTCCTTCAGTTCAGATATCAACATCATCATGTGGGACACG AGTTTTTATGGTTATGGAGATCTGTTCAGTGAAACATGGCAGGCCTTCTCACAGTATGACATCATCCACCTGAAGACCTATGACTCAAAAAGA GTGTGTTTCAAAGACgccttcttctccctcctcccgaGAATGAGATATGGCCTCTTTTACAACACTCCACTC ATTTCGGACTGCTACAGTGAAGGGATGTTCAGGGCATTCTCCCAGCATGTCCTCCATCGACTGAACATCCCACAAGATGGGCCTAAG GAGGGGCGTGTTCGTGTCACCCTGCTGGCTCGCAGCACAGAATACAGAAGGATATTAAACCAAGTGGAG ctggTAAACGCCCTCAAGACTGTGCCTTCCCTGGAGGTCAATGTGGTGGACTACAAATACAA GGATGTTCCCTTCCTGGTGCAGCTGAGGATCACCCACAACTCTGACATCTTTATAGGGATGCACGGAGCTGGTctcacacacctcctcttcctccctgacTGGGCTGTCATCTTTGAGCT ATATAATTGTCAGGATGAGAGCTGCTATCGAGATTTGGCTCGGCTGCGGGGCATTCGATACGTGACTTGGCAGAAAATGGACAAAGTGCTCCCACAGGACAAG GGTCACCATCCAACCCTCGGGGACCATCCCAAGTTTACCAACTACTCCTTTGATGTGGCGGAGTTCATGCGTCTCGTGCTGGAGGCAGCTGATCACGTCAGACACCATCCCAAATGGCAGCGCAGGGCTCTTCATGATGAACTCTAG
- the eogt gene encoding EGF domain-specific O-linked N-acetylglucosamine transferase isoform X1 translates to MAPSCACSSILQTGIRFPVLWRPPATSSLQCGGQRAVYSGCCEEKATISYVWVILTMLLLVALGIVFSFTVVTTERVENTNHKPPSPPLNYSWISLPPEHIPYFLYNNKKVAKQCRLDPLCPFKQDALQDLALCWGYEKNCDPGKRFSYPVCTKADSGWTRSLDAAQELFWKQADFGYVQERLTELKTLCKASKPGDSSLKCSSHTRFCKATNLYLDLRKPRRSHERYREDFIQRGEIGGLCRLNKKALAAEGEHKSPLQSWYAELQTYTELDFDPIEDGHCDIIVEKPTVFMKLDAGVNMYHHFCDFVNLYISQHINNSFSSDINIIMWDTSFYGYGDLFSETWQAFSQYDIIHLKTYDSKRVCFKDAFFSLLPRMRYGLFYNTPLISDCYSEGMFRAFSQHVLHRLNIPQDGPKEGRVRVTLLARSTEYRRILNQVELVNALKTVPSLEVNVVDYKYKDVPFLVQLRITHNSDIFIGMHGAGLTHLLFLPDWAVIFELYNCQDESCYRDLARLRGIRYVTWQKMDKVLPQDKGHHPTLGDHPKFTNYSFDVAEFMRLVLEAADHVRHHPKWQRRALHDEL, encoded by the exons ATGGCGCCATCTTGTGCCTGCAGCTCCATATTACAGACCGGTATAAGGTTTCCGGTGTTATGGCGACCACCGGCAACATCTTCGCTTCAGTGTGGAGGACAGCGAGCTGTGTATTCAG gcTGCTGTGAAGAGAAGGCGACTATCTCATATGTCTGGGTGATTCTGACTATGCTGCTCTTGGTAGCACTGGGTATcgttttttctttcactgtggtCACCACCGAGAGGGTTGAGAACACCAACCACAAACCACCATCACCGCCGCTCAATTACAGCTGGATCTCTCTGCCACCAGAACACATACCCTACTTCCTCTACAACAACAAGAAGGTTGCCAAGCAATGCCGCCTGGACCCACTCTGCCCTTTTAAA CAGGATGCACTGCAGGATCTGGCACTCTGTTGGGGTTATGAGAAGAACTGTGATCCAGGGAAGCGTTTCAGCTATCCTGTGTGTACCAAGGCTGACTCTGGATG GACCCGTTCACTGGATGCAGCCCAGGAGCTTTTCTGGAAGCAGGCTGACTTTGGCTACGTCCAGGAGCGTCTCACTGAGCTCAAAACACTCTGCAAGGCCAGCAAGCCA GGGGACTCATCATTAAAATGTAGCAGCCACACTCGCTTCTGTAAGGCAACCAACCTTTATCTGGACCTGCGTAAGCCACGTAGAAGCCATGAGAG ATACAGGGAAGACTTCATTCAGAGGGGAGAGATTGGTGGTCTTTGCAGACTGAACAAGAAAGCACTTGCGGCTGAGGGAGAGCACAAGAGCCCCTTACAATCCTG gtatgCTGAGCTGCAGACATACACCGAGCTAGACTTTGATCCCATAGAGGATggacactgtgacatcatcgtTGAAAAACCCACAGTTTTCATGAAACTAGATGCTG GGGTGAACATGTACCACCACTTCTGTGACTTTGTCAACCTCTACATCTCCCAGCACATCAATAACTCCTTCAGTTCAGATATCAACATCATCATGTGGGACACG AGTTTTTATGGTTATGGAGATCTGTTCAGTGAAACATGGCAGGCCTTCTCACAGTATGACATCATCCACCTGAAGACCTATGACTCAAAAAGA GTGTGTTTCAAAGACgccttcttctccctcctcccgaGAATGAGATATGGCCTCTTTTACAACACTCCACTC ATTTCGGACTGCTACAGTGAAGGGATGTTCAGGGCATTCTCCCAGCATGTCCTCCATCGACTGAACATCCCACAAGATGGGCCTAAG GAGGGGCGTGTTCGTGTCACCCTGCTGGCTCGCAGCACAGAATACAGAAGGATATTAAACCAAGTGGAG ctggTAAACGCCCTCAAGACTGTGCCTTCCCTGGAGGTCAATGTGGTGGACTACAAATACAA GGATGTTCCCTTCCTGGTGCAGCTGAGGATCACCCACAACTCTGACATCTTTATAGGGATGCACGGAGCTGGTctcacacacctcctcttcctccctgacTGGGCTGTCATCTTTGAGCT ATATAATTGTCAGGATGAGAGCTGCTATCGAGATTTGGCTCGGCTGCGGGGCATTCGATACGTGACTTGGCAGAAAATGGACAAAGTGCTCCCACAGGACAAG GGTCACCATCCAACCCTCGGGGACCATCCCAAGTTTACCAACTACTCCTTTGATGTGGCGGAGTTCATGCGTCTCGTGCTGGAGGCAGCTGATCACGTCAGACACCATCCCAAATGGCAGCGCAGGGCTCTTCATGATGAACTCTAG